The Streptomyces racemochromogenes DNA segment GACCGGGCAGGTGAGCGACCTGGCCGAGGACAAGTGCCACGCGCTGGCCGTGACCGACGCCCCGATCGAGGAAGCCGTCAACGAGACCGACAAGGTGGCCCTGTTCTTCGACAACAAGAACTGCGAGGGCGAGCCGGTCGCGGCCGCGGGCCCGGGTGAGAAGGCGGGCGACTTCGAGGCCTCCGCCGTCGCCTTCGAATCCGACCAGCAGGCGAAGCCCGCCGAGCCGGGCGAGAAGGACAAGCGCGAGGACGCCGCCCAGGCCCCCGTGCAGCAGCCGGCCGACAGCGACGCCTCCGACAGCGCCGAGGAGGAGTCCGACTACTTCGACTCCCCGTTCCGCACGATCGGCTGATCTTGGCTTGACGAACGGACGAGGGGCCCGGCACCCGGGGGTGCCGGGCCCCTCGTCATGCCGTCGGCGTCGGCGTCGGCGTCGGTGTCGCGGGCGCGGGGGCCGCCGGTGCCACGGGTGTGGGCGCGGGGGCCGCCGGCACCGCCGGTGCGGGTGCGGGGGCCGGGGCGCCCTCGTAGCGGTACGGGTCGCTGCGCAGCCCGCGCGCGACGACCACCACCGTGAACGGCGGCTTCGCCGGCTGCGGCAGCCGGGCCGTCAGGGCGCCCGTCGCCGGATCCGGCGTCGCCTCGACCGGGGTGCCGTCCACCGTGAGGCGGGGCTCGGTGAAACCGCCGCCCTCCACCCGCAGCAGCCCCTCGGGAGTGAGGGTGACGTCGGTGATCACCGGGTTGGGGCGGGTGGCCATCTTGTTGAGCAGGTAGGCCCCGGCCGGAGCGCCGGTCAGCGCCCAGATCTCGCCGGGCAGCCGGGGGAGCCCGCCGCCCACGTCGGAGAGGAAGAAGAGGACGACGTAGAGCATCGTGACCGCGCTCAGGGCCACGTACTGGAGGTCCACCAGGTCGGTCCGGCCGCTGTCGTTCGCGATCAGCTCCCGCAGCGGGCGGCGGCCGCCGGGGGTGGGCTTGGGGGCCGGCTTGGCCATGCTGCCGCTCTCCAGGCGGAAGCCGACGACCGCCTTCGCCGCGATCAGGGCCGCGTACGGGCCCCCGAGCAGCGGCAGGTACACCGAGGTCAGGGACGACAGCGGGCCGTCGGAGCCGGAGCCGGTGCCGCGGAAGTAGGAGACGCCGCCGCCCGCCGTGAGCCCGTACGCGAGGATCGCGAGCAGCAGCCAGACCAGGAGCACCGTCCAGGCCAGCGCCAGGGTGGTGGAGGTGGAGAGCCGGCCGTCGCGGCCGGTGACGAAGCCCGGCCTGCGGCGCAGGCGCAGGGCCACCGGCCCGGCCAGGGCGGCCAGTAACGCGAGCGCGAAGAGTGCGGATGCCATACGTCCCCCCGGATGCGGTCCTGGGCAAGAGGGTCACCCACTGGGCCCGAACATGACAACCCGACGCGCGGGCGGAGGGGTGCGCACCTCGGCTAGTCGTGCTCCGGCAGCACCGGGAACCTGCGCGGCGCCACCAGCAGCAGCACCAGCACCGCCGCCACCCCGGCGGCCGTCGCGCCGAGGAAGATGTGCTCCACCGCGGCCGCCACCGCGGCCCGCAGGTGCTCGGCGGCGGCCGGCGACAGCCCGCCCGGCTCCGCCAGGGCCCGCGACACGTCGTCGAGGCGCTCCGGCAGCCCCGGCAGCGGCGCCCCCGCCAGCCGGGCGGCGACGGTCGCGTTGGCCACCGCCCCCAGCAGCGCGGCCCCCACGCTCTGCCCGACGGTGCGGCAGAACAGCACCGAGGCCGTCGTGGTGCCCCGCTCGGCCCAGCCCACCGTGGACTGCACCCCGACCACCAGCGGCAGCTGGAACAGCCCGAGGGCGGCGCCCAGCAGCAGCATCACCAGCGCGGGCTGCCACGGCCGCGCCGGGTACGGCAGCAGGGTGAAGGCGAACAGCACCGCCGACCCCAGCCCGACGCCCAGGGCGGCGGTGTCGCGGAAGCCGATGCGCCGGTACACGTGCTGGCAGAGGGCGGCCGACAGCGGCCAGCTCAGCGTCATCAGGGCGGTCAGCAGCCCGGCTCCGACCGGCCCGAGCCCGAGCACGGACTGGGCGTACATCGGCATGAACACCATCGGGGCGACCATCAGCAGCCCGAGCGCCGCCATCGCCAGGTTCACGGCGGCGATGGTGCGCCGGCGCCACACCCAGCCGGGCAGGATCGGCTCCGCGGCCCGGCGCTCCACCCGGACGACCACCGCCGCCAGGACCACGCTCGCGCCCAGCAGCGCCAGCGAGGGCGCCGACAGCCAGGGCCAGGCCACGCCGCCCTGGACCAGGGCGAAGAGCAGCAGCCCGCCGCAGGCGAAGACGGCGAGGGCCCCGGCCCAGTCCACGGGGCCCCGGCGGCCTGGGGAGCGTACGGGTTCCACGAGGTGGCGGGCGGTCAGCCCGAGGGCCAGCCCGGCCAGCGGCACGCTGATCAGGAACGTCCAGCGCCAGCCCGCGTACCCGGCCAGCACCCCGCCGAGGGCCGGGCCGAGCAGGGCGGAGCTCGCCCACACGGTGGTCATCCGGGCCTGTATGCGGGGGCGTTCGCGCAGCGGGTAGAGGTCGGCGGCCAGGGTCTGCACGGTGCTCTGCAGGGCTCCGCCGCCCAGCCCCTGGACGACGCGGAAGGCGATGAGCGCGGCCATGTTCCAGGCGGACGCGCACAGCAGGGAGCCGGCCAGGAAGAGGGTGGTGCCGAAGAGGAGGACGGGCTTGCGGCCGAAGGTGTCGCTGAGCTTGCCGTAGAGGGGCAGGGTGACGGTGACGGCGAGGAGGTAGCCGGAGAACAGCCAGGAGAAGACGGCGAACCCGCCGAGGTCCCCGACGATCTGCGGGACGGCGGTGGAGACGATCGTGCTGTCGAGCGCGACCAGGGCCATGTTCAGCATCAGCGCCACCACGACCCGGGTGGGCGGCCGTCCGGGGCCGGCCGGACCCGGCACGGCCTCGGGGCCGGACTCCGGGACCCCCGGGCTTCCTCCGGGGTGGCCGACGGGGTCCGCCGTGCCCTCCGCGGAAGCTTCCGTGGAGCCTTTCGCCCGGTTTTCTCCTGCTTCCACGGCGTTCCCCTCGTCTGCGGGGAACACCATCTCACCGGGCCGCTCCGGGCGGAATCCCCGTCTCACGGACGCCCGAGCCCTCCGTGTCCCCTACCCCAGGTCCGTCGCAGGGCGGACAACCCCTAGGGGTGGATCAGCATTTGGGCCCAGGGGACGTTCGTCCCGGCGGAGGAGGCCGAAAGGCCCGCGAGGTCCTTAACTGGTTCATACGAGCGGGTCCGCCGGTGGGTGGGGGTGGGGTTAACCCCCCGGTGGATACGGCGATGGGCACCAGCGCGCCCGGCACCCCCCGCACCGCAGACTTCGACGGCGGCCGTACGGATATCGGCCACGCACATACCGGCCACGTACGCGCCGGCCGCACCGGCAGCACAAGCACGAGCACGAGCACGAGCACGAGCACGAGCACGAGCACGAGCACAGGCACACCAACAGGGGAGACAGCACCGTGACAACGGCGATGACCGAGACCAGGCACGGGAGCGGCGGGGGACAGAACTCCGTCGCGGCCCGGGCGCGCCAGGTCGTCAAGGCCTACGGCTCCGGGGAGACCCGCGTCGTCGCCCTCGACCACGTGGACGTGGACATCCACCGCGGCCAGTTCACCGCGATCATGGGCCCCTCCGGCTCCGGCAAGTCCACGCTGATGCACTGCCTGGCCGGGCTGGACACGGTGACGGGCGGGCAGATCCACCTGGAGGACACCGAGATCACCGGCCTGAAGGACAAGAAGCTCACCCAGCTGCGCCGGGACAAGATCGGCTTCATCTTCCAGGCGTTCAACCTGCTGCCGACGCTCAACGCCCTGGAGAACATCACCCTCCCCATGGACATCGCGGGCCGCAAGCCGGACCAGCAGTGGCTGGACCGGGTCGTCCAGACGGTCGGTCTCGCGGGCCGCCTCAAGCACCGCCCGACCGAGCTGTCCGGCGGACAGCAGCAGCGCGTGGCGGTCGCCCGCGCCCTCGCGGCCCGCCCGGCGATCATCTTCGGCGACGAGCCGACCGGGAACCTGGACTCCCGGGCCGGCGCCGAGGTCCTCGGCTTCCTGCGCCAGTCCGTCGACCAGCTGGGCCAGACCATCGTGATGGTCACCCACGACCCGGTCGCCGCCTCCTACGCGGACCGCGTCATCTTCCTCGCCGACGGCCGCATCGTCGACGAGATGTACGGGCCCACCGCCGACCAGGTGCTCGACCGGATGAAGGACTTCGACGCGCGCGGGCGGACCTCGTGACCGTGATGAAGACCGCGCGGCGCAACTTCCTCGCGCACAAGGGCAGGATGGCGCTCTCCGCGGTCGCCGTGCTGCTGTCGGTCGCCTTCGTCTGCGGGACCCTGGTGTTCACGGACACCATGAACACCACCTTCGACAAGCTGTTCGCCGTCACCAGCTCCGACGTCACCGTCAGCCCCAAGGAAGCCGAGGAGGGCGAGGAGGTCTCGGCCCGCGGCAGGCCGGAGTCCCTGCCCGGCTCGGTCGTGGAGAAGGTCCGTGCCGCCGAGGGCGTGAAGTCCGCCGAGGGCGGCGTCGTCTCGATGGCCGTCACCGTCGTCAACTCCAAGAACGAGAACATGGGGTCGACCACCGGAGCCCCGACCATCGCGGGCAACTGGAACGACAACGAGCTCAAGTCGATGAAGATCACCTCCGGCCACGCCCCGCGCGGCCCCACCGAGGTGATGGTCGACGCCGACACCGCCGACAAGCACAAGCTGAGGCTCGGCGACGAGCTGCGCACCATCGCCGTCACCGGTGACGTCCGGGCGAAGATCAGCGGTATCGCCTCCTTCACCGTGACCAACCCGGGCGCGGCCATCGTCTACTTCGACACCGCCACCGCCCAGGAGAAGCTGCTCGGCGCCCCGGGCACGTTCACCCACGTCAACGTCACCGCCAAGGACGGCGTGACGCACGAACAGCTGAAGAAGAACGTGGCGGCCGCGGTCGGCGCGGACACGTACAAGGTCCAGACCGCCAAGGAAGCCGCGGCCGCCAACAAGAAGGACATGGGCTTCCTCGACGTCATGAAGTACGTGATGCTCGGCTTCGCCGGCATCGCCTTCCTCGTCGGCATCTTCCTGATCTTCAACACCTTCTCGATGCTGGTCGCCCAGCGCACCCGCGAGATCGGCCTGATGCGCGCCATCGGCTCCGACCGGGGCCAGATCAACCGCTCGGTCCTCATCGAGGCGTTCCTGCTCGGCGTCGTCGGCTCCCTCGCGGGAGTCGCGGCGGGCGTGGGCCTGGCCGTCGGGCTGATGAAGCTGATGGGCCAGATGGGCATGCGGCTGTCCACCGCCGACCTGACGGTCAAGTGGACGACCCCGGCCGTCGGCCTGGTCCTGGGCATCGTCGTCACCGTCGTCGCCGCCTACGTCCCGGCCCGCCGGGCCGGCAAGGTGTCCCCGATGGCCGCCCTGCGCGACGCCGGAACCCCCGGCGACAAGAAGGCCGGCAGGGTCCGCGCGGCCCTCGGCCTGCTGCTCACGGGCATCGGCGGGGCGGCCCTGTTCCTCGCCGCGGCCGCCGACAAGGCCTCCGCGGGCTCGCTGTGGCTGGCCGTCGGCGTGCTGTTCAGCCTGATCGGCTTCATCGTGATCGGCCCGCTGCTGGCCGGCGTCGTGGTCCGGGTGCTCGCCGCCCCGGTGCTGCGGCCCTTCGGCTCCGTCGGCCGGCTCGCCGAGCGCAACGCGCTGCGCAACCCGCGCCGCACCGGTGCCACGGCCGCCGCGCTGATGATCGGACTGGCGCTGGTCGCCTGCCTGTCGGTGGTCGGCTCCTCCATGGTGGCCTCCGCCACCGACGAGCTCGACCGCAGCGTCGGCGCGGACTACATCGTCGCCTCGCAGGGCGGTCAGCCGATGATGCCGCAGGCCGAGCAGGCCATGCGGTCCACCAAGGGCC contains these protein-coding regions:
- a CDS encoding MDR family MFS transporter, producing MVFPADEGNAVEAGENRAKGSTEASAEGTADPVGHPGGSPGVPESGPEAVPGPAGPGRPPTRVVVALMLNMALVALDSTIVSTAVPQIVGDLGGFAVFSWLFSGYLLAVTVTLPLYGKLSDTFGRKPVLLFGTTLFLAGSLLCASAWNMAALIAFRVVQGLGGGALQSTVQTLAADLYPLRERPRIQARMTTVWASSALLGPALGGVLAGYAGWRWTFLISVPLAGLALGLTARHLVEPVRSPGRRGPVDWAGALAVFACGGLLLFALVQGGVAWPWLSAPSLALLGASVVLAAVVVRVERRAAEPILPGWVWRRRTIAAVNLAMAALGLLMVAPMVFMPMYAQSVLGLGPVGAGLLTALMTLSWPLSAALCQHVYRRIGFRDTAALGVGLGSAVLFAFTLLPYPARPWQPALVMLLLGAALGLFQLPLVVGVQSTVGWAERGTTTASVLFCRTVGQSVGAALLGAVANATVAARLAGAPLPGLPERLDDVSRALAEPGGLSPAAAEHLRAAVAAAVEHIFLGATAAGVAAVLVLLLVAPRRFPVLPEHD
- a CDS encoding ABC transporter permease, giving the protein MTVMKTARRNFLAHKGRMALSAVAVLLSVAFVCGTLVFTDTMNTTFDKLFAVTSSDVTVSPKEAEEGEEVSARGRPESLPGSVVEKVRAAEGVKSAEGGVVSMAVTVVNSKNENMGSTTGAPTIAGNWNDNELKSMKITSGHAPRGPTEVMVDADTADKHKLRLGDELRTIAVTGDVRAKISGIASFTVTNPGAAIVYFDTATAQEKLLGAPGTFTHVNVTAKDGVTHEQLKKNVAAAVGADTYKVQTAKEAAAANKKDMGFLDVMKYVMLGFAGIAFLVGIFLIFNTFSMLVAQRTREIGLMRAIGSDRGQINRSVLIEAFLLGVVGSLAGVAAGVGLAVGLMKLMGQMGMRLSTADLTVKWTTPAVGLVLGIVVTVVAAYVPARRAGKVSPMAALRDAGTPGDKKAGRVRAALGLLLTGIGGAALFLAAAADKASAGSLWLAVGVLFSLIGFIVIGPLLAGVVVRVLAAPVLRPFGSVGRLAERNALRNPRRTGATAAALMIGLALVACLSVVGSSMVASATDELDRSVGADYIVASQGGQPMMPQAEQAMRSTKGLDHVTAYREVEAKITAPDGTSAQDQLSVTDPTYAQDVRRKMVAGAHQDAYAAGSMAVGSLYADKHHVKVGDELTVAFNGGKTTRLKVAAITSDEGNLDKGVKYISTATAEANVPADRLARPFMLLAKAEKGQADSAYTALKAAMAEYPQYKVLNQTDYKQDLKDQVGQLLNMVYGLLALAIIVAVLGVVNTLALSVVERTREIGLMRAIGLSRRQLRRMIRLESVVIALFGALLGLGLGMGWGATAQQLLALQGLKVLEIPWPTIIGVFAGSALVGLFAALVPAFRAGRMNVLNAIASE
- a CDS encoding ABC transporter ATP-binding protein, encoding MTETRHGSGGGQNSVAARARQVVKAYGSGETRVVALDHVDVDIHRGQFTAIMGPSGSGKSTLMHCLAGLDTVTGGQIHLEDTEITGLKDKKLTQLRRDKIGFIFQAFNLLPTLNALENITLPMDIAGRKPDQQWLDRVVQTVGLAGRLKHRPTELSGGQQQRVAVARALAARPAIIFGDEPTGNLDSRAGAEVLGFLRQSVDQLGQTIVMVTHDPVAASYADRVIFLADGRIVDEMYGPTADQVLDRMKDFDARGRTS